A window from Mycolicibacterium tokaiense encodes these proteins:
- a CDS encoding response regulator produces the protein MVVDDHPIWRDAVARDLAEDGFEVVATADGVAAARRRAAVVRPEVVLMDMSLSDGTGAEATAAVLEVSPDTRVLVLSASAEQDDVLQAVKAGATGYLVKSASKIELTQAVRATAAGRAVFTPGLAGLVLGEYRRVARRTDGPTLTERETEVLRHVAKGLTAKQIAAKLSVSHRTVENHVQATFRKLHLANRVELARYAIEHGLDKDA, from the coding sequence ATGGTGGTCGACGATCACCCGATCTGGCGCGACGCGGTGGCCCGCGATCTCGCCGAGGACGGTTTCGAGGTGGTGGCCACCGCCGACGGAGTGGCGGCCGCGCGGCGCCGGGCCGCGGTGGTGCGCCCGGAGGTGGTGCTGATGGACATGAGCCTGTCCGATGGCACCGGCGCCGAGGCCACCGCCGCGGTGCTCGAGGTGTCGCCGGACACCCGCGTGCTGGTGCTGTCGGCGTCGGCCGAGCAGGACGACGTGTTGCAGGCGGTGAAAGCCGGGGCCACCGGCTATCTCGTCAAGAGCGCCTCGAAAATCGAACTGACACAAGCGGTCCGGGCCACCGCGGCCGGGCGGGCGGTGTTCACCCCCGGCCTGGCTGGGCTGGTGCTCGGTGAATACCGGCGGGTGGCCCGGCGCACTGACGGTCCCACCTTGACCGAACGCGAGACCGAGGTGCTGCGTCACGTCGCCAAAGGCCTGACGGCCAAACAGATCGCCGCCAAGCTGTCGGTCAGCCACCGCACCGTCGAAAACCACGTGCAGGCCACCTTCCGCAAGTTGCACCTGGCCAACCGGGTGGAGTTGGCGCGCTACGCCATCGAGCACGGGCTCGACAAGGACGCCTGA
- the macS gene encoding MacS family sensor histidine kinase: MPDRDPCGPLWRAAQVFRLLSFGYAAGFAVVSYAELARPWLAWLLFGLLSVWTLACAAAYLQGFGRRVVWVLAELAVVCVLIVSTAAVATDQWIADNQSLPTTLWATNATISAAILRGPVWGMLAGIVMMAVYAGLKGSVSFDFARNATLVIELAVGLAVGMAAQTARRAHTELERAVRLSAAVAERERLARQVHDGVIQVLALVAKRGREIGGPTAELADLASAQERALRRLVSSESVDAGTEAVDIRAAIRRRAGDSVVVSLPATPVLLATEVAAELTAAVDNALDNAAAHAGPGACAYVLVEDLDDAVTVTVRDDGAGIAPGRLEEAVSEGRVGISKSIVGRLQALSGTATLTTDSAGTEWELTVPRD; the protein is encoded by the coding sequence ATGCCGGACCGGGATCCCTGCGGGCCTCTGTGGCGGGCCGCCCAGGTCTTCCGGCTGCTGAGTTTCGGCTACGCCGCCGGTTTTGCGGTGGTGAGTTATGCCGAACTGGCCCGGCCCTGGCTGGCGTGGCTGCTGTTCGGTCTGCTGTCGGTCTGGACGCTGGCGTGTGCGGCGGCCTATCTGCAGGGCTTCGGCAGACGGGTGGTGTGGGTGCTCGCCGAGCTGGCGGTGGTGTGCGTGCTGATCGTGTCCACCGCCGCGGTCGCCACAGATCAGTGGATCGCTGACAACCAGTCGCTGCCGACCACGCTGTGGGCCACCAACGCCACGATCTCGGCGGCGATCCTGCGCGGACCGGTGTGGGGCATGCTCGCCGGCATCGTCATGATGGCCGTCTACGCCGGGCTCAAGGGCTCGGTCAGTTTCGACTTCGCGCGCAACGCCACCCTGGTGATCGAACTCGCGGTCGGGCTGGCCGTGGGCATGGCCGCCCAGACGGCGCGGCGTGCGCACACCGAACTGGAACGGGCGGTGCGCCTGTCGGCGGCGGTGGCCGAGCGGGAACGGCTGGCCCGCCAAGTCCACGACGGCGTCATCCAGGTGCTGGCGTTGGTGGCCAAGCGGGGTCGCGAGATCGGCGGACCGACAGCAGAACTGGCTGACCTGGCCAGTGCGCAGGAACGGGCGCTGCGCCGGCTGGTCAGCTCCGAGAGCGTTGATGCCGGCACCGAGGCGGTGGACATCCGGGCGGCGATCCGGCGACGGGCCGGTGACTCGGTGGTGGTCAGCCTGCCGGCCACCCCGGTCCTGCTGGCCACGGAGGTGGCCGCGGAACTGACCGCCGCAGTGGACAACGCACTCGACAATGCCGCCGCACACGCGGGTCCGGGCGCCTGCGCCTACGTCCTGGTCGAGGATCTGGACGACGCGGTGACCGTCACGGTGCGCGACGACGGAGCCGGGATCGCGCCGGGGCGGCTCGAGGAAGCGGTGTCCGAAGGCCGGGTGGGGATCTCCAAATCGATCGTGGGCCGGCTGCAGGCGCTGTCCGGCACGGCGACGCTGACCACCGACAGTGCAGGGACGGAATGGGAGTTGACGGTGCCGCGTGACTGA
- a CDS encoding alpha/beta hydrolase: MKWAKRAAALLLSSVVSALTANAYRPYRRGYPSLYAFGFGVVTSELPLQVAAGHAAAFLPMSGRLGRGTAALAWALSAMSWLGLVRLHHAGRTCDATLTAALDAGLGPQRRRESHGLWEEPVPGGATAKKPGLVRMLRIYRDYAHDSDIPYGEFGRRNTLDIWRRPDLPRHGRAPVLLQVHGGAWITGSKRGQAHPLLSHLAELGWVCVSINYRLSPRSTWPDHIVDVKRAIAWTKEHIFEYGGDPDWLAITGGSAGGHLSSLAALSANDPQFQPGFEHADTRVQAAVPFYGVYDFTRSDDALHPFMIPLLQQRVMKQRRGSVPEVFDLSSPIHHVSAEAPPMFVLHGANDSLIPVQQARDFVARLREVSAAPVVYAEMPLAQHAFDVFGSPRAMHSAVAVEHFLAEVYSRSTAAPR, encoded by the coding sequence GTGAAGTGGGCCAAGCGCGCTGCAGCGCTGCTGCTGTCATCCGTCGTCTCTGCACTCACCGCCAACGCCTACCGGCCCTATCGCCGCGGTTATCCGTCGTTGTACGCGTTCGGCTTCGGCGTGGTGACCTCGGAGCTGCCACTGCAGGTGGCCGCGGGCCACGCCGCGGCGTTCCTGCCGATGTCAGGCCGGCTGGGCCGGGGCACGGCCGCGCTGGCGTGGGCACTGTCTGCGATGTCCTGGCTGGGCCTGGTCAGGCTCCACCACGCCGGACGCACCTGCGATGCGACGCTGACGGCGGCGCTGGACGCCGGGCTGGGTCCGCAGCGCCGGCGCGAGTCCCACGGGCTGTGGGAGGAACCGGTGCCCGGGGGCGCCACCGCGAAGAAACCCGGCCTGGTGCGGATGCTGCGGATCTACCGCGACTACGCCCACGACAGCGACATCCCCTACGGCGAGTTCGGTCGCCGCAACACCCTGGACATCTGGCGCCGTCCGGATCTGCCGAGGCACGGCCGCGCGCCGGTGCTGCTGCAGGTACACGGTGGGGCGTGGATCACGGGAAGCAAACGTGGGCAGGCGCATCCGTTGCTGAGCCACCTGGCCGAGCTGGGCTGGGTGTGCGTGTCGATCAACTACCGGTTGAGCCCGCGCTCCACCTGGCCGGACCACATCGTCGACGTCAAACGGGCGATCGCTTGGACCAAGGAGCACATCTTCGAATACGGCGGCGATCCCGACTGGCTGGCGATCACGGGCGGTTCGGCGGGCGGGCACCTCAGCTCCCTGGCCGCGCTGAGCGCCAACGATCCGCAGTTCCAGCCCGGTTTCGAGCACGCGGATACCCGCGTGCAGGCGGCGGTGCCGTTCTACGGGGTGTACGACTTCACCCGCAGCGACGATGCGTTGCACCCGTTCATGATTCCGTTGTTGCAACAGCGGGTGATGAAGCAGCGGCGCGGCAGCGTTCCCGAGGTGTTCGACCTGAGCTCGCCGATCCACCACGTCAGCGCCGAGGCTCCCCCGATGTTCGTGCTGCACGGTGCCAACGATTCACTGATCCCGGTGCAGCAGGCCCGCGATTTTGTGGCCCGTCTGCGCGAGGTCAGCGCAGCACCGGTGGTGTACGCCGAAATGCCCCTGGCGCAGCACGCTTTCGACGTCTTCGGATCTCCGCGGGCCATGCACAGCGCGGTGGCGGTGGAGCATTTCCTGGCCGAGGTCTACAGCAGGTCTACCGCTGCGCCCCGTTGA
- a CDS encoding bifunctional serine/threonine-protein kinase/transporter substrate-binding domain-containing protein, giving the protein MEVLGRGGMGVVYRARDTRTDRIVALKVLPPHLAADTVFQQRFRRESQAAAGVNDPHVVPIHGYGEIDGRLYLDMQLIEGMTLGAILGQRRRPLEPALAVSVTEQVASALDAAHAAGLVHRDVKPSNILISDREFVYLIDFGLARTANDPGLTTAGSTLGTLAYMAPERFGGGPADPRSDIYALACVLYECLTGSRPYPDDSLEQQIAGHMVTPPPLPSDTDRALAAFDAVIAQGMAKEPGRRYRTATELAVAARRAAQAPVTARHRAPVRTRRRSLVVLSAGVVVIAVSALAAWHFGAGPQRADTRAVGMAESTAPPAQPAPGAVAPIAATVPADIRAAGRLVIGVNVPYAPNEFRDSSGELVGFDVDLMNAVTRVLGLRPDYRETAFETIMGSVQSGAFHLGMSSVTDTVAREQSADFVTYFEAGTLWAQRPGSGIDPDDACGLRVGVAFGTLQETDEIPTKSAACEAAGRAPLDKVVFTSQDDVTAALISGAVDAMSADSPVTGFAVKLSGGSLETAGEVFDSAPYGWPVGKGSPLAESLRQALEHLMVTGEYRTIATMWGVDKGMIDAPVINGAQR; this is encoded by the coding sequence ATGGAGGTCCTGGGGCGCGGCGGCATGGGGGTGGTCTACCGGGCGCGTGACACCCGCACCGACCGGATCGTCGCGCTGAAGGTGCTGCCCCCGCACCTGGCCGCGGACACGGTGTTCCAGCAGCGGTTCCGTCGGGAGTCGCAGGCCGCAGCCGGTGTCAATGACCCGCACGTGGTGCCCATCCACGGCTATGGGGAGATCGACGGCAGGCTGTATCTGGACATGCAGCTGATCGAGGGCATGACCCTGGGCGCCATCCTCGGGCAGCGCAGGCGGCCACTGGAACCCGCCCTCGCGGTCAGCGTCACCGAACAAGTGGCCTCGGCACTCGACGCCGCACACGCAGCGGGACTGGTGCACCGTGACGTCAAACCGTCGAACATCCTGATCTCCGACCGTGAATTCGTCTACCTCATCGACTTCGGCCTGGCCCGCACCGCCAACGACCCCGGATTGACCACCGCAGGAAGCACTTTGGGCACACTGGCCTACATGGCGCCGGAGCGCTTCGGCGGCGGGCCGGCCGATCCGCGCTCGGACATCTACGCGTTGGCCTGTGTGCTCTACGAATGCCTGACCGGCAGCCGGCCGTACCCCGACGACAGTCTGGAACAGCAGATCGCGGGCCACATGGTGACACCGCCGCCACTGCCCTCGGACACCGACCGGGCGCTGGCCGCCTTCGACGCGGTCATCGCCCAGGGGATGGCCAAGGAACCGGGCCGGCGCTACCGCACCGCCACCGAACTGGCCGTTGCGGCCCGCCGCGCTGCGCAGGCCCCCGTGACGGCCCGGCACCGCGCCCCCGTTCGGACTCGCCGGCGCAGCCTCGTGGTGCTCAGTGCCGGCGTGGTGGTGATCGCGGTGTCCGCGCTGGCGGCGTGGCACTTCGGCGCAGGCCCGCAGCGGGCCGACACCCGCGCGGTCGGCATGGCCGAGAGCACGGCGCCTCCGGCGCAACCCGCACCCGGTGCGGTGGCCCCGATCGCTGCGACGGTGCCCGCGGACATCCGCGCGGCGGGCCGGTTGGTGATCGGCGTGAACGTGCCCTACGCCCCCAACGAATTCAGAGACAGCTCAGGTGAATTGGTGGGCTTTGACGTCGACCTCATGAACGCCGTCACGCGCGTGCTCGGGCTGCGACCGGATTACCGGGAGACGGCGTTCGAGACGATCATGGGCTCGGTGCAGTCCGGTGCTTTCCACCTCGGGATGTCCTCGGTGACCGATACCGTGGCCCGCGAGCAGTCGGCCGACTTCGTCACCTACTTCGAGGCCGGCACGCTGTGGGCGCAGCGACCGGGCAGCGGCATCGATCCGGACGACGCCTGCGGGCTGCGGGTGGGCGTTGCCTTCGGCACGTTGCAGGAGACCGACGAGATTCCCACCAAGAGCGCGGCGTGTGAAGCGGCCGGACGGGCACCGCTGGACAAGGTGGTCTTCACCAGCCAGGACGACGTGACGGCCGCGCTGATCTCCGGCGCGGTGGACGCGATGTCGGCCGATTCCCCGGTCACGGGCTTTGCGGTGAAGCTCAGCGGCGGGAGCCTGGAGACCGCCGGTGAAGTATTCGACTCCGCGCCCTACGGATGGCCGGTGGGCAAGGGCTCGCCACTTGCCGAGTCGCTGCGCCAAGCGCTCGAGCACCTCATGGTCACGGGCGAATACCGCACCATCGCCACCATGTGGGGTGTCGACAAGGGCATGATCGACGCGCCGGTGATCAACGGGGCGCAGCGGTAG